The following are encoded together in the Corynebacterium jeikeium genome:
- a CDS encoding VIT1/CCC1 transporter family protein, whose amino-acid sequence MNSVNGANEADAVEQPQPTKRQIARWQQYLANERAEGAVYRELARKKTGEERAILLGLAEAEARHEAYWKNRLGEYVGLPRKASLDTRMKAWMARRFGSVFVLALMQSSEQRNEYISDADAADQLAADEAIHAEVVRGLAARGRARMSGDFRAAIFGANDGLVSNLALVLGMVGTGGSSHLVLVTGIAGLLAGALSMAAGEYVSVTSQKELLGANAPDPNASRSLPNLDVNQNELALVYRARGMSEQEAADRARRVFDSIIETNQPVGEQAFDAEKVGTVSAQGAGESMVEHAAPEHEDAGSGLSAAISSFFCFAVGALIPVLPYIFGLSGSTAAIVSCVMVGLALMFTGSVVGLLSGVGPGRRALRQLIIGFGAAGATYLLGSLFNV is encoded by the coding sequence GTGAACAGCGTGAACGGTGCGAACGAGGCGGATGCTGTCGAGCAGCCGCAGCCGACGAAGCGCCAAATCGCGCGCTGGCAGCAGTACCTGGCCAACGAGCGCGCTGAGGGCGCCGTGTACCGCGAGCTGGCGCGCAAGAAGACCGGTGAGGAACGCGCCATCCTCCTGGGACTTGCGGAGGCAGAGGCGCGCCACGAGGCCTATTGGAAGAACCGCCTGGGCGAATACGTGGGCCTGCCCCGCAAAGCCAGCCTCGATACCCGCATGAAGGCTTGGATGGCGCGACGCTTCGGGTCGGTGTTCGTGCTGGCTCTGATGCAATCATCGGAGCAGCGTAACGAATACATTTCGGATGCGGACGCCGCCGACCAGCTTGCTGCGGACGAGGCGATTCACGCCGAGGTTGTCCGTGGCTTGGCCGCGCGCGGGCGCGCCCGCATGTCTGGGGATTTCCGCGCGGCGATCTTCGGCGCGAACGATGGCCTGGTTTCAAACCTGGCGCTGGTGCTGGGCATGGTCGGCACGGGTGGATCCTCCCACCTGGTGCTGGTCACCGGTATCGCTGGCCTACTGGCCGGCGCGCTGTCGATGGCCGCGGGCGAGTACGTGTCCGTGACCTCGCAGAAGGAACTGCTGGGCGCGAATGCCCCGGATCCGAATGCTAGCCGTTCGCTACCGAACCTGGACGTGAACCAGAACGAGCTGGCACTGGTGTACCGCGCCCGCGGCATGAGCGAGCAGGAGGCTGCCGACCGAGCCCGCCGCGTTTTCGATTCCATCATCGAGACGAACCAGCCGGTGGGGGAGCAGGCCTTCGATGCAGAGAAGGTCGGCACTGTGTCCGCGCAGGGCGCCGGGGAGAGCATGGTGGAGCACGCGGCCCCCGAACACGAGGATGCCGGCTCTGGCTTGTCCGCCGCGATCTCCAGCTTCTTCTGCTTCGCGGTCGGCGCGTTAATCCCGGTGCTGCCGTACATCTTCGGCCTGTCGGGCTCCACCGCGGCGATTGTCTCCTGCGTGATGGTGGGCTTGGCCTTGATGTTTACCGGCTCTGTGGTGGGCCTTTTGTCTGGTGTGGGGCCGGGCCGACGCGCCTTGCGTCAATTAATCATTGGCTTCGGCGCAGCCGGGGCGACGTACCTGCTCGGGTCGCTGTTTAACGTCTAG
- a CDS encoding Fur family transcriptional regulator — protein MSNPATNKLPKIGQRNTRQRRAVAELLEGLTTFSSAQDIHEKLVAQDHKVGLTTVYRTLQQMAEAGTIDTLYDDSGETLYRACATDDHHHHLVCTSCRRTVEIDGGPVEDWAAETAKKFGYQKSGHTAEIFGLCGDCQKKSAS, from the coding sequence GTGAGCAACCCAGCTACCAACAAACTTCCCAAGATCGGCCAGCGCAACACCCGCCAACGACGCGCGGTGGCGGAGCTGCTGGAGGGGCTCACCACGTTCAGTAGTGCCCAAGACATCCACGAGAAGCTCGTAGCCCAGGACCACAAGGTTGGTCTGACCACCGTGTACCGGACACTGCAGCAGATGGCGGAAGCGGGCACTATCGATACGCTTTACGACGATTCTGGCGAAACGCTCTATCGCGCCTGCGCGACCGACGACCACCACCATCACCTGGTATGCACTTCCTGCCGCCGTACCGTGGAGATCGACGGCGGCCCCGTCGAGGACTGGGCCGCGGAAACCGCCAAGAAGTTCGGCTACCAAAAGTCCGGCCACACCGCCGAGATCTTCGGCCTGTGTGGAGACTGCCAGAAGAAGTCCGCCAGCTAG
- a CDS encoding IS256-like element IS1249 family transposase, translating into MSKNQPRCHCGGEMKRNGTTSKGTTRWRCKQCGASSVKRRNDITNAAVFTQFIEHCTTAISLDDLAKRNGVSRATMKRRFKWCWLVDVPDPTAGHHKRIYDQVFLDGTYTAGGCLIVAATIDHVIAWHWCKHETTRDYQLLLERIEAPLIAVIDGGQGAYSAIKKCWPTTKIQRCLVHAQRVVRRYTTTNPRTDAGRTIYRLALKLTRITTLDEAAAWGVQLHEFSTIYREWMNEKTMIKDPKTGAWTRVWTHHNVRKAYNSLNHLWRSEMLFVYLNPPAGVLAPERIKSTTNSLEGGINAQLKLLARTHRGRSGERQRRMLDWWLYLKTELPDDPVRIARQSDWGQGQLAKVSTLTQTENQADHETGRPALYDNAIDTDYTHSIGIQKGQI; encoded by the coding sequence ATGTCGAAGAACCAACCACGCTGCCACTGCGGCGGTGAAATGAAACGCAACGGCACCACCAGCAAAGGCACCACCAGATGGCGCTGCAAACAATGCGGCGCCTCCAGCGTCAAACGTCGAAACGACATCACCAACGCGGCAGTGTTCACCCAGTTCATCGAGCATTGCACCACCGCAATATCACTCGACGACCTAGCCAAACGAAACGGTGTTAGCCGCGCCACCATGAAGCGGCGCTTCAAGTGGTGCTGGCTCGTTGATGTGCCTGACCCCACCGCCGGCCACCACAAGCGGATCTACGACCAGGTATTTCTCGATGGCACCTACACCGCCGGTGGCTGCCTGATCGTCGCGGCGACCATCGACCACGTGATCGCCTGGCACTGGTGCAAACACGAAACCACCCGCGACTACCAACTGCTGCTTGAACGCATCGAAGCCCCACTCATCGCCGTCATCGACGGCGGCCAAGGCGCATACAGCGCAATCAAAAAGTGCTGGCCGACTACGAAAATTCAACGCTGCCTCGTCCACGCCCAACGCGTGGTCCGCCGCTACACCACCACCAACCCACGCACCGATGCCGGGCGCACCATCTACCGACTTGCGCTGAAACTGACCCGGATCACCACACTGGATGAAGCCGCCGCGTGGGGTGTGCAACTGCACGAGTTTTCAACGATCTACCGGGAATGGATGAACGAGAAAACCATGATCAAAGACCCCAAAACAGGTGCATGGACCCGCGTGTGGACCCACCACAACGTGCGCAAGGCCTACAACAGCCTCAACCATCTTTGGCGGTCCGAGATGCTGTTTGTCTACCTCAACCCGCCAGCAGGAGTCCTTGCGCCCGAGCGGATCAAATCCACCACCAACAGCTTAGAAGGCGGCATCAACGCCCAGCTCAAACTGCTCGCCAGAACCCACCGCGGCAGATCAGGCGAACGACAACGCCGCATGCTGGATTGGTGGCTCTACTTAAAAACGGAACTGCCTGACGATCCAGTACGAATCGCCAGGCAGTCCGACTGGGGCCAGGGCCAACTCGCCAAAGTATCCACCCTGACCCAAACCGAGAACCAAGCCGACCACGAAACAGGACGCCCAGCCCTCTACGACAACGCTATCGACACCGACTACACCCACTCAATCGGCATTCAAAAAGGCCAAATCTAA
- the tetA gene encoding tetracycline efflux ABC transporter TetAB subunit A, with amino-acid sequence MIPPPRRMKTYSWFVPPVPPADDPARLHPARWSSGNRVVRDMVGAYPGVLVLHILSYLIGSGIAAFVPVVVGMIVDGLVGEEKFNAWWLFAVLVGIFIIQFIGEETGDGLATASVRRVTHNAQQHLSSGVLRHGAGAMSPGTVLNTIDADANTVGRYRELLSFPLMAIGYAVGAMVAMWSVSPWISLAIPASALIIALFAAWTAGPVTRVSLKRRAAEADVAGLATDASQGIRTVKGLGAGATVATRFHAETAKAKRLMLTHLRVEVWLGFARFCVAWLCNLGIVGLSAWMTLRGEITPGQLTSVALLVPPVLDMAGFAFGDLASGWGRAVASGQRIEQLHHAGDDAAGPEPTDTPVPGAGLWILEPAERSYATAAAWAQRADVLFPPHTVNVFEGTIADNVNPRGDVPEDVVKQALAAAHCQDILRRLGGIDAGGELPDAPLGEAGLNLSGGQRQRVALARALAADSDVLILDDPTTGLDSVTQADVVAAVAALRADKTTVVITGNAAWQHAGTELEVA; translated from the coding sequence ATGATCCCACCGCCGCGCAGAATGAAGACGTACAGCTGGTTCGTCCCGCCCGTCCCACCAGCGGACGATCCGGCGCGGCTCCACCCAGCACGCTGGAGCAGCGGGAACCGCGTGGTCAGGGACATGGTAGGCGCATACCCGGGCGTGCTAGTGCTGCACATTCTGAGCTACCTCATCGGCTCCGGCATCGCCGCGTTTGTGCCGGTGGTGGTGGGCATGATCGTGGACGGCCTGGTGGGGGAAGAAAAGTTCAACGCATGGTGGCTCTTCGCAGTATTGGTCGGCATCTTCATCATCCAATTCATCGGCGAGGAAACCGGCGACGGCCTGGCCACAGCCTCGGTGCGCCGCGTGACCCACAACGCGCAGCAGCACCTGTCCTCGGGCGTGCTGCGCCACGGGGCAGGGGCGATGAGCCCCGGCACGGTGCTCAACACCATCGACGCGGACGCGAACACCGTCGGTCGATACCGCGAGCTGCTGTCGTTTCCGCTCATGGCCATCGGCTACGCGGTCGGCGCGATGGTGGCGATGTGGTCGGTCTCCCCGTGGATCTCGCTCGCGATCCCGGCGAGCGCGCTGATCATCGCCCTGTTCGCCGCGTGGACCGCGGGGCCGGTGACGCGGGTGTCGCTGAAGCGTCGCGCCGCGGAGGCGGATGTGGCTGGCTTGGCCACGGATGCGTCGCAAGGCATCCGCACCGTCAAAGGCCTCGGCGCGGGTGCAACCGTGGCAACACGTTTTCACGCCGAAACGGCGAAGGCGAAGCGCTTGATGCTCACGCACCTGCGTGTGGAGGTGTGGCTCGGTTTCGCCAGGTTTTGCGTGGCGTGGCTGTGCAACCTTGGCATCGTGGGCTTGAGCGCGTGGATGACGCTGCGCGGGGAGATCACCCCGGGGCAGCTGACATCCGTGGCACTGTTGGTGCCGCCTGTGTTGGACATGGCGGGCTTCGCGTTCGGCGACCTGGCCAGCGGGTGGGGCAGGGCCGTGGCGAGCGGTCAACGCATCGAGCAGCTGCACCACGCGGGCGATGACGCGGCGGGGCCTGAGCCGACAGACACCCCGGTCCCAGGCGCGGGTCTGTGGATTCTCGAGCCGGCGGAGCGTTCCTACGCCACCGCCGCCGCGTGGGCGCAGCGCGCAGACGTGCTGTTCCCGCCGCACACCGTCAACGTGTTTGAGGGCACCATCGCAGACAACGTGAACCCGCGCGGGGATGTGCCGGAGGACGTCGTCAAGCAGGCGCTCGCCGCCGCCCACTGCCAAGACATCCTCCGCAGGCTCGGCGGCATAGACGCAGGCGGCGAGTTGCCGGACGCACCGCTGGGCGAGGCCGGCCTGAATCTCTCCGGCGGGCAGCGGCAGCGCGTCGCGCTTGCTAGGGCGCTCGCCGCCGACTCGGACGTGCTCATCCTGGACGACCCGACCACTGGCCTCGATTCCGTGACACAGGCGGACGTCGTGGCAGCCGTCGCCGCGCTCAGAGCAGACAAAACCACCGTGGTCATCACCGGAAACGCCGCGTGGCAGCACGCTGGAACCGAATTGGAGGTGGCGTAA
- a CDS encoding ABC transporter ATP-binding protein: MAREYERTDAVAPASVKETFAYLSALPNALDKRWWAGLLIIQALIVAVYTTQSNLFGRSVDPLTGGSVPLLGTGTRAFVLTVGLALACMLVEMFLRALGNYVVGQKVARASIDLRRRCLDAILRAPVPRVMELGTGNVITRMTKDIDDVVQTITAIGSRVLTTVFVFPITFIGLLLIDVRFALILLLICICTYPFARAVVRAIPGASNAVSVAEARRNAVLLDTVRGLPTLRAFDLERWALARMRRTSWGAVEAEMDRVPWFTRLMGIGQVAFAAWVLLTLGVGAWLATAGAISPGQASAAVFMVFRAEVTVFNALFFVGELQSAATAVGRAVSLAKLADGRDATAVPADLTEPVNVEVEHVSFAYPDGANVLDNLTVTLEAGTTTALVGTSGAGKSTLAALIAGLVEPTSGCIRVGAVDTSQVSDTWTAKNVTLLTQDVHLFAGTLREDLSMAAQGATDADLLRALASVGIDPEGTQFARLFPKGLDTAVGAGAEDLPPEVEQQLALARVALSGPKVLILDEATAEAGSDATNALEDAAARITADTTALVVAHRLDQAAAADRILVMDAGRIIEDGTHAELVAEGGRYAQLFAAWSGGGH, encoded by the coding sequence ATGGCGCGCGAATACGAACGCACTGACGCGGTCGCCCCCGCGAGCGTGAAGGAGACCTTCGCGTACCTGTCTGCGCTACCCAACGCTCTGGACAAGCGCTGGTGGGCGGGTTTGCTGATCATCCAGGCGCTGATTGTCGCTGTCTACACCACGCAGTCGAACCTGTTCGGCCGTAGCGTCGACCCGCTCACCGGCGGATCAGTGCCACTGCTGGGAACCGGCACCCGCGCCTTCGTTTTGACCGTCGGCCTGGCGTTGGCCTGCATGCTCGTCGAGATGTTCTTGCGGGCGCTGGGCAATTATGTGGTGGGCCAGAAAGTCGCCCGCGCGTCCATCGACCTGCGCCGCCGCTGCCTCGACGCGATCCTGCGCGCACCAGTGCCGCGGGTGATGGAGCTCGGCACCGGCAACGTCATCACACGCATGACCAAGGACATCGACGACGTCGTCCAAACCATCACCGCCATCGGCTCGCGCGTGCTCACCACCGTGTTCGTCTTCCCGATCACGTTCATCGGGCTTTTGCTTATCGACGTCCGCTTCGCCCTGATCCTGCTTCTGATCTGCATATGCACCTACCCGTTTGCCCGCGCGGTGGTGCGCGCCATCCCCGGCGCGTCCAATGCGGTGAGCGTGGCGGAAGCACGTCGCAACGCAGTGTTGCTGGACACCGTCCGGGGCCTGCCCACGCTGCGCGCTTTCGACTTGGAGCGCTGGGCGTTGGCCCGGATGCGGCGGACCTCCTGGGGTGCGGTGGAAGCTGAGATGGACCGCGTGCCCTGGTTCACCCGCCTCATGGGAATCGGCCAGGTCGCCTTCGCCGCGTGGGTGCTGCTCACGCTTGGCGTCGGCGCGTGGCTCGCGACGGCCGGTGCCATCAGCCCGGGCCAGGCGAGTGCCGCCGTGTTCATGGTCTTCCGCGCCGAGGTCACGGTGTTCAACGCCCTGTTCTTCGTCGGCGAGCTGCAGAGCGCGGCCACCGCAGTGGGCCGCGCGGTGAGCCTGGCTAAGCTTGCGGACGGTCGCGACGCCACGGCCGTACCGGCGGACCTGACCGAGCCTGTGAATGTGGAAGTCGAGCACGTCTCGTTCGCGTACCCAGACGGCGCCAACGTGCTGGACAACCTCACCGTCACGCTCGAGGCAGGAACAACTACCGCACTGGTGGGCACCTCGGGTGCCGGCAAATCAACGCTCGCCGCGCTCATTGCGGGGCTGGTGGAGCCCACGTCTGGGTGCATCCGGGTAGGCGCAGTAGATACCTCGCAGGTCAGCGACACCTGGACCGCCAAGAACGTCACCCTGCTCACCCAGGACGTCCACCTGTTCGCCGGCACCCTGCGCGAGGACCTCTCGATGGCTGCGCAGGGCGCGACCGACGCGGACCTGCTGCGTGCGCTGGCAAGCGTCGGAATTGATCCGGAAGGCACCCAGTTCGCGCGCCTGTTCCCGAAAGGACTGGACACCGCCGTCGGCGCGGGCGCGGAGGACCTACCCCCGGAGGTGGAGCAACAGCTCGCACTCGCGCGCGTGGCGCTGTCGGGCCCGAAGGTGCTCATCCTGGACGAGGCCACGGCGGAAGCCGGCAGCGATGCCACCAACGCGCTGGAAGACGCCGCCGCGAGGATTACCGCGGACACCACGGCGCTGGTGGTGGCGCACCGCCTAGACCAGGCGGCGGCCGCGGACCGGATCCTGGTCATGGACGCCGGGCGCATCATCGAGGACGGCACCCACGCTGAGCTCGTCGCCGAGGGCGGGAGATATGCGCAACTGTTCGCCGCATGGAGTGGCGGCGGTCACTAG
- a CDS encoding YbhB/YbcL family Raf kinase inhibitor-like protein encodes MTANYVSDRFPGPDPYAPLADVPSFDIASEDIVDGERLADTLAGDNATSPQLSWSGAPEGTKTYAVTCFDPDAPTASGFWHWSAFNIPADVTELPAGAGAKDDLGVGAVVLTGDSGVQGYYGANPPAGHGPHRYLYAVHAVDTELPADEIANPTQLGFNLNFHSLGRAIIWGWYENQ; translated from the coding sequence ATGACTGCTAACTATGTTTCCGACCGTTTCCCCGGCCCCGACCCGTACGCCCCGCTTGCGGACGTGCCGTCCTTCGACATCGCCTCCGAGGACATCGTCGACGGCGAGCGCCTCGCCGATACGCTGGCCGGCGACAACGCCACCAGCCCGCAGCTGTCCTGGTCCGGCGCCCCGGAGGGCACCAAGACGTACGCTGTGACCTGCTTCGACCCGGACGCGCCGACCGCCTCTGGCTTTTGGCACTGGTCCGCGTTCAACATCCCGGCTGACGTCACCGAGCTGCCCGCCGGCGCGGGCGCGAAGGACGACCTCGGGGTTGGCGCGGTGGTGCTCACCGGCGACAGCGGCGTGCAGGGATACTACGGCGCCAACCCGCCGGCCGGCCACGGCCCGCACCGCTACCTGTACGCCGTCCACGCGGTGGACACGGAGTTGCCCGCGGACGAGATTGCCAACCCCACCCAGCTCGGCTTCAACCTGAACTTCCACTCGCTGGGCCGGGCAATCATCTGGGGCTGGTACGAAAACCAGTAA
- a CDS encoding quinone-dependent dihydroorotate dehydrogenase has protein sequence MTLYDRALKLMFLLPPERIHGIISGALQTLHLVTPVNRVMEKAVRVHDPVLHQTVFGVDFPAPLGLAAGFDKNAEAIDSWGAIGFGYAEMGTVTPKSQPGNPTPRLFRLPEDKAILNRMGFNNKGALVVADNLRARRSRDVVGINIGKNKTSEDAVADYRATSTLLGQLADYLVVNVSSPNTPGLRDLQAVEELRPILEVVKKSTTTTPVLVKIAPDLSDDDIDAVADLAVELGLAGIVATNTTISRDGLKTPAAKVEKMGAGGISGAPLEKRSLEVLKRLNERVGDKLVLVSVGGISTPEQAWERIAAGASLLQGYTPFIYGGLGWIRGIHRGIAAQIKAHGLDSIEQAVGSGLEWKAL, from the coding sequence ATGACGCTCTACGACCGCGCACTCAAGCTCATGTTCCTGCTGCCGCCGGAGCGCATCCACGGCATCATCAGCGGCGCGTTGCAGACGCTGCACTTGGTCACCCCGGTCAACCGCGTGATGGAAAAGGCCGTGCGCGTGCACGACCCGGTGCTGCACCAAACTGTTTTCGGCGTGGATTTTCCCGCCCCGCTGGGGCTGGCGGCCGGCTTTGACAAGAACGCCGAGGCGATCGACTCCTGGGGCGCGATCGGCTTCGGCTACGCCGAGATGGGCACCGTGACCCCGAAGTCCCAGCCGGGCAACCCCACGCCGCGTCTGTTCCGCCTGCCGGAGGACAAGGCGATTTTGAACCGCATGGGCTTCAACAACAAGGGCGCGCTCGTGGTCGCCGACAACCTCCGCGCGCGGCGCTCCCGCGACGTGGTGGGCATCAACATCGGCAAGAACAAGACCTCCGAAGATGCCGTGGCGGACTACCGCGCCACCTCGACGCTTCTGGGCCAGCTTGCGGACTACCTGGTGGTCAACGTCTCATCCCCCAACACGCCGGGTCTGCGCGACCTGCAGGCGGTGGAGGAACTCCGCCCGATCCTGGAGGTGGTGAAGAAGTCCACCACCACCACCCCGGTGCTGGTGAAGATCGCGCCGGACCTTTCCGACGACGACATCGACGCCGTCGCCGACCTCGCCGTCGAGCTGGGCCTGGCCGGCATCGTGGCCACCAACACCACCATTTCCCGCGACGGTCTGAAAACGCCCGCTGCCAAGGTGGAGAAGATGGGCGCGGGCGGGATCAGCGGAGCCCCGTTGGAGAAGCGCTCGCTCGAGGTGCTCAAGCGCCTGAACGAGCGCGTGGGCGACAAGCTGGTGCTCGTCAGCGTCGGCGGCATCTCCACGCCCGAGCAGGCGTGGGAGCGCATCGCCGCGGGCGCGAGCCTGCTGCAGGGCTACACGCCGTTCATCTACGGCGGGCTGGGCTGGATCCGCGGCATCCACCGCGGGATCGCCGCGCAGATCAAAGCCCACGGCCTGGACTCGATTGAGCAGGCCGTGGGCAGCGGGCTGGAGTGGAAAGCGCTCTAA
- a CDS encoding undecaprenyl-diphosphate phosphatase codes for MTDPATTMSWVQVIVLSVVQGLTEFLPVSSSGHLRIVSQLFWGEDAGASFTAVIQLGTELAVLVFFAKDIWRILTAWFAGLADKSKRNFDYRMGWMVIAGTIPVGLAGVLLKDLIRENFRNLWITATVLILFSLVFILAERRGKKTRGFEELTMKDAVLMGLWQCLALIPGVSRSGGTISGGLFLNLDREVATRFSFLLAIPAVLASGLFSLPDAFDPQAGQAASGLQLLVGSGIGFVVGYISIAWLLKFVSNHSFAWFAAYRIPLGLLVMALLGTGVMAA; via the coding sequence ATGACTGATCCCGCCACCACAATGTCCTGGGTCCAGGTGATCGTCCTGTCTGTTGTCCAGGGCCTCACCGAGTTTCTGCCAGTGTCTTCCTCGGGCCACCTGCGCATCGTCTCCCAACTGTTTTGGGGCGAAGACGCCGGCGCCAGCTTCACCGCCGTGATCCAGCTGGGAACGGAGCTTGCCGTGCTGGTCTTCTTTGCCAAAGACATCTGGCGCATTCTCACCGCCTGGTTCGCCGGCCTCGCGGACAAATCCAAGCGGAACTTCGACTACCGCATGGGCTGGATGGTCATCGCCGGCACCATCCCGGTCGGTCTTGCAGGCGTGCTGCTCAAGGACTTAATCCGCGAGAACTTCCGCAACCTCTGGATCACCGCCACCGTGCTAATCCTGTTCTCGCTGGTGTTCATCCTGGCCGAGCGCCGCGGCAAGAAGACCCGCGGCTTCGAGGAACTGACCATGAAGGACGCGGTTCTGATGGGCCTGTGGCAGTGCCTGGCGCTCATCCCCGGTGTGTCGCGCTCCGGCGGCACCATTTCCGGCGGTCTGTTCCTCAACCTCGACCGCGAGGTTGCCACCCGTTTCTCCTTCCTGCTAGCCATTCCGGCAGTGCTGGCCTCCGGGCTGTTCTCCCTGCCTGATGCTTTCGACCCCCAGGCGGGCCAGGCGGCGAGCGGTTTGCAGCTGCTCGTCGGCTCCGGCATCGGCTTTGTGGTCGGCTACATCTCCATTGCGTGGCTGCTGAAGTTCGTGTCCAACCACTCGTTCGCGTGGTTCGCCGCCTACCGCATTCCGCTGGGCCTTTTGGTCATGGCGCTGCTCGGCACTGGCGTGATGGCCGCCTAG